The Candidatus Neomarinimicrobiota bacterium genome contains a region encoding:
- a CDS encoding site-specific integrase, which yields MDERIPFGAEHLQDYLLYAKVERNLSPTTLLAYQTDLARYLNYLNDIGVKNLSDVRQGQVRGYTRWLN from the coding sequence ATGGATGAAAGGATTCCCTTCGGAGCAGAGCACCTTCAGGACTATCTCCTGTACGCCAAGGTTGAACGCAACCTATCACCAACCACCCTGCTGGCCTATCAGACCGATTTAGCCCGTTACCTGAATTACCTGAACGATATCGGCGTCAAGAATCTCAGCGACGTGCGCCAGGGCCAGGTGCGGGGTTATACCCGCTGGTTGAAC